The Micromonospora sp. M71_S20 genome has a window encoding:
- a CDS encoding AAA family ATPase has product MTVTEHVRPTVAPETAAQVLSAEQRYADELAFLAAYDDGARPPGWALTPRAVVTFIQGSDGEALKLPADRRTGPDGAELPASMTIPAKFVGERSLVERCVVTLAGERGLLLVGEPGTAKSMLSELLAAAVCGTSALTVQGTAGTTEDAFRYGWNYALLLAQGPTPQALVDSPVLTAMRTGRVVRIEEVTRCLPEVQDALVSILSDRRMNVPELSGTEDGLIRAVPGFTVIATANLRDRGVSEMSSALKRRFNFETIHPISDADVETDLVRQQATAAVQRAGAAYTVDDAVLDALVTVFRDLRSGRSGEGWDVERPGTVMSTAEAVQVAVSLGLAAAYLPDGDALDLVPGHLLGVVRKDDQNDHARLLGYWDGPVRRRAEDGSAMWRRLWDLRENLR; this is encoded by the coding sequence GTGACCGTGACGGAACACGTCCGCCCCACCGTGGCGCCGGAGACCGCCGCCCAGGTCCTCTCCGCCGAGCAGCGGTACGCCGACGAGCTGGCCTTCCTGGCCGCGTACGACGACGGCGCCCGGCCGCCGGGCTGGGCACTGACCCCGCGCGCCGTGGTCACCTTCATCCAGGGCAGCGACGGCGAGGCGTTGAAGCTGCCCGCCGACCGGCGCACCGGCCCGGACGGCGCCGAACTGCCGGCCAGCATGACCATCCCGGCGAAGTTCGTCGGCGAGCGGAGCCTCGTCGAGCGGTGCGTGGTCACCCTGGCCGGCGAGCGGGGCCTGCTGCTGGTCGGTGAGCCCGGTACCGCCAAGTCCATGCTCTCCGAGCTGCTGGCCGCCGCCGTCTGCGGCACCAGCGCGCTGACCGTGCAGGGCACCGCCGGCACCACCGAGGACGCCTTCCGCTACGGCTGGAACTACGCCCTGCTGCTCGCCCAGGGCCCGACCCCGCAGGCGCTGGTCGACTCGCCGGTGCTGACCGCCATGCGCACCGGCCGGGTGGTGCGCATCGAGGAGGTCACCCGCTGCCTGCCCGAGGTGCAGGACGCGCTGGTGTCCATCCTGTCCGACCGGCGGATGAACGTGCCGGAGCTGTCCGGCACCGAGGACGGGCTGATCCGCGCCGTGCCCGGGTTCACCGTGATCGCCACCGCCAACCTGCGGGACCGGGGCGTGTCGGAGATGTCCTCGGCCCTCAAGCGCCGGTTCAACTTCGAGACCATCCACCCGATCTCGGACGCGGACGTCGAGACCGACCTGGTCCGCCAGCAGGCCACCGCCGCCGTGCAGCGCGCCGGCGCGGCGTACACGGTGGACGACGCGGTGCTGGACGCCCTGGTCACCGTGTTCCGCGACCTGCGTTCCGGCCGGTCGGGCGAGGGCTGGGACGTGGAGCGGCCCGGCACGGTCATGTCCACCGCCGAGGCGGTGCAGGTGGCGGTGTCGCTCGGCCTGGCGGCCGCGTACCTGCCCGACGGGGACGCGCTCGACCTGGTGCCCGGGCACCTGCTCGGCGTGGTCCGCAAGGACGACCAGAACGACCACGCCCGCCTGCTCGGCTACTGGGACGGTCCGGTCCGTCGCCGCGCCGAGGACGGCTCGGCGATGTGGCGCCGGCTCTGGGACCTGCGGGAGAACCTGCGGTGA
- a CDS encoding DUF5682 family protein, which translates to MTTLSSPPTGAAPATADPVGADATSADPRAVVDALAGSVRPYLIGVRHHSPALAAAVPALLDAAGAEVVCIELPADFQRWLPYLSDPAARAPLALVGSHGADGPMGFYPFADFSPELAAIRWARQRGVEVVCCDLPLADPGWTAGPTDPGPTAGADPTAGGEPAPDAGEPVPGLRRSYAAALSASGTGRDGDDLWDRVVEVRAPGCPPEAVRRAALGVGWAMRTDSANRDGVPARDLARERHMRRVLAEAGVDGRRVAAVIGAFHAPALVTTPSTAEVTVASARPGTAAADPVRSVTTAPRPAATDGGGTAVTSLVPYAFDLLDSRSGYPAGIRDPRWQQSVFTAAGDPERIRAAAARAVTDLCRELRAAGHTAGTGEATETVRLADDLARLRDLPAPGRGEVLEAVTTVLGQGELLGRGRALAKALESVLVGAERGRIAPGTPRSGLGPAVEAELTTLRLPHPDSPKAREVRLDPLRTELDGRREILLQRLQVCGVGYGEPIAVSGTGDGAALTTRWQLVWTPSVAARLDLVGVRGVTAALAAAGTLRERFRREAADGGPTAAQLLTGLRDAARCDLPELVTDRLELAATVLPGTGTLPELLAALDLLEALRREHLPGTTPDGRARAAELAVVLLDAAVRGLPGLAGSDTPADAAALVDLAVRAGEDRIGLRLDEALDHLARTGSPLIQGAALAARVLLDLTDLETLGTRVAGWVDAATGPDTRRHLHRLLGGLLTGAHPLLQSAPAALDPLLERIERLPDADFLDRLPALRGGFDVLTPAARGRLLDTVTERLGDRLDLSLSAPPELLARWAAADAAGRAALLARRIPVPGTPAGPADADADAGAAPGPGTPDARLTATDRWRLLLGRQPDRLPADARRYARALDELYGAGQGEGATDLGQAAGGGQEASFPTAREWADELEALFGTAVREEVIARAAENGRTDVLTELDPAAVRPSMELLTSVLSLAGGLPEGQLAKLRPLVRRLVEELTRQLATQVRPALTGLTNPRPTSRPGGRINLARTLRANLAHTQRLGDGRTVVVPQRPVFNSRTRKEADWRLVLVVDVSGSMEASVVWSALTAAVLAGVPTLSTHFLAFSTEVVDLTDRVDDPLSLLLEVRVGGGTHIAAGLAAARSLVTVPSRTIVAVVSDFEEGYPLAGLLGEVRTLVGSGVHLLGCAALNDRGAPCYSVPVAEQLVAAGMPVAALSPLELARWVGDRIRGGSR; encoded by the coding sequence GTGACGACCCTCTCCAGCCCACCGACCGGTGCGGCCCCGGCGACCGCCGACCCGGTGGGAGCCGACGCGACGTCGGCCGATCCGCGTGCCGTGGTCGACGCGCTCGCCGGTTCGGTGCGGCCGTACCTGATCGGGGTGCGGCACCACAGCCCGGCGCTGGCGGCGGCGGTCCCGGCGCTGCTGGACGCCGCCGGGGCCGAGGTGGTCTGCATCGAGTTGCCGGCCGACTTCCAGCGCTGGCTGCCGTACCTCTCCGATCCGGCCGCGCGGGCCCCGCTGGCCCTGGTCGGCAGCCACGGCGCGGACGGGCCGATGGGCTTCTACCCGTTCGCCGACTTCTCCCCGGAGCTGGCCGCGATCCGCTGGGCCCGGCAGCGCGGCGTGGAGGTGGTCTGCTGCGACCTGCCGCTGGCCGACCCCGGCTGGACCGCCGGCCCCACCGACCCCGGCCCGACAGCCGGCGCCGACCCGACTGCCGGTGGCGAGCCCGCACCGGACGCGGGGGAGCCGGTGCCCGGCCTGCGCCGGTCCTACGCCGCCGCGCTCAGTGCCAGCGGCACCGGCCGGGACGGCGACGACCTGTGGGACCGGGTGGTCGAGGTGCGCGCCCCGGGCTGCCCGCCCGAGGCGGTCCGCCGGGCCGCGCTCGGCGTCGGCTGGGCGATGCGTACCGACAGCGCCAACCGCGACGGCGTGCCGGCCCGGGACCTGGCCCGCGAGCGGCACATGCGCCGGGTGCTGGCCGAAGCCGGCGTCGACGGCCGGCGGGTCGCCGCCGTCATCGGCGCCTTCCACGCCCCGGCCCTGGTCACCACCCCGTCGACCGCCGAGGTCACCGTCGCGTCCGCCCGGCCCGGCACCGCCGCGGCCGATCCCGTCCGCTCCGTGACGACTGCGCCCCGACCGGCCGCCACCGACGGCGGCGGCACGGCGGTCACCTCGCTGGTGCCGTACGCGTTCGACCTGCTCGACTCCCGGTCCGGCTACCCGGCCGGGATCCGCGACCCCCGCTGGCAGCAGTCCGTCTTCACCGCCGCCGGCGACCCGGAACGGATCCGGGCCGCCGCGGCCCGCGCGGTCACCGACCTGTGCCGGGAACTCCGCGCCGCCGGCCACACCGCCGGCACCGGTGAGGCCACCGAGACGGTACGGCTCGCCGACGACCTGGCCCGGCTGCGGGACCTGCCCGCCCCCGGCCGGGGCGAGGTGCTGGAGGCGGTGACCACCGTGCTCGGCCAGGGCGAACTGCTCGGCCGCGGCCGGGCGCTGGCCAAGGCCCTGGAGAGCGTGCTGGTCGGCGCCGAACGGGGCCGCATCGCCCCCGGCACGCCGCGCTCCGGGCTCGGCCCGGCGGTCGAGGCGGAACTCACCACGCTGCGGCTGCCCCACCCGGACAGCCCGAAGGCTCGCGAGGTGCGCCTCGACCCGCTGCGCACCGAGCTGGACGGGCGGCGGGAGATCCTGCTGCAACGCCTCCAGGTCTGCGGCGTCGGCTACGGCGAGCCGATCGCGGTGTCCGGCACCGGCGACGGCGCCGCCCTGACCACCCGCTGGCAGCTGGTCTGGACCCCGTCCGTGGCGGCCCGGCTGGACCTGGTCGGCGTACGGGGGGTGACCGCGGCGCTGGCCGCGGCCGGCACCCTGCGGGAGCGGTTCCGCCGGGAGGCCGCCGACGGCGGACCCACCGCCGCGCAGCTGCTCACCGGCCTCCGCGACGCCGCCCGGTGCGACCTGCCGGAGCTGGTCACCGACCGGCTCGAGCTGGCCGCCACGGTGCTGCCGGGCACCGGCACGCTGCCCGAGCTGCTGGCCGCACTGGACCTGCTGGAGGCGCTGCGCCGCGAACACCTGCCCGGCACGACCCCCGACGGCCGGGCCCGGGCGGCCGAGCTGGCCGTCGTGCTGCTGGACGCGGCGGTGCGCGGGCTGCCCGGCCTGGCCGGCAGCGACACCCCGGCGGACGCCGCCGCGCTGGTCGACCTCGCGGTCCGCGCCGGCGAGGACCGCATCGGGCTACGCCTGGACGAGGCCCTCGACCACCTGGCCCGCACCGGTTCGCCGCTGATCCAGGGCGCCGCCCTGGCCGCCCGGGTGCTGCTCGACCTGACCGACCTGGAGACCCTGGGCACCCGGGTGGCCGGCTGGGTCGACGCGGCGACCGGACCGGACACCCGACGGCACCTGCACCGGCTGCTCGGCGGCCTGCTCACCGGGGCGCACCCGCTGTTGCAGTCCGCCCCGGCCGCGCTGGACCCGCTGCTGGAGCGGATCGAGCGGCTTCCCGACGCCGACTTCCTGGACCGGCTGCCCGCGCTTCGCGGCGGGTTCGACGTGCTCACCCCGGCGGCCCGGGGCCGGCTGCTGGACACCGTCACCGAGCGGCTGGGCGACCGGCTCGACCTGAGCCTGTCCGCCCCGCCGGAGCTGCTGGCCCGCTGGGCCGCCGCCGACGCGGCCGGCCGGGCCGCCCTGCTCGCCCGCCGCATCCCTGTCCCGGGCACGCCGGCCGGCCCCGCCGACGCCGACGCCGATGCCGGCGCCGCGCCCGGGCCGGGCACGCCGGACGCCCGGCTCACCGCCACCGACCGGTGGCGGCTGCTGCTGGGCCGCCAACCCGACCGGTTGCCGGCCGACGCCCGCCGCTACGCCCGCGCCCTGGACGAGCTGTACGGGGCGGGTCAGGGCGAGGGCGCCACCGACCTCGGGCAGGCGGCCGGCGGCGGTCAGGAAGCCTCCTTCCCGACCGCCCGCGAGTGGGCCGACGAACTCGAGGCGCTGTTCGGCACCGCCGTACGCGAGGAGGTCATCGCCCGGGCGGCCGAGAACGGCCGTACCGACGTGCTCACCGAACTCGACCCGGCCGCGGTACGCCCCTCGATGGAGCTGCTGACCTCGGTGCTGTCGCTGGCCGGCGGCCTGCCCGAGGGGCAGCTCGCCAAGCTGCGGCCCCTGGTGCGGAGACTGGTCGAGGAGCTGACCAGGCAGCTGGCCACCCAGGTGCGCCCGGCGCTGACCGGGCTGACCAACCCGCGTCCGACCAGCCGTCCCGGTGGCCGGATCAACCTCGCCCGTACGCTGCGGGCCAACCTCGCGCACACCCAACGGCTCGGCGACGGCCGGACGGTGGTGGTGCCGCAACGCCCGGTCTTCAACAGCCGCACCCGCAAGGAGGCCGACTGGCGGCTGGTGCTGGTGGTCGACGTGTCCGGCTCGATGGAGGCGTCGGTGGTGTGGTCGGCGTTGACCGCCGCCGTACTGGCCGGGGTGCCCACCCTGTCCACCCACTTCCTCGCCTTCTCCACCGAGGTGGTCGACCTGACCGACCGGGTCGACGACCCGCTGTCGCTGCTGCTGGAGGTGCGCGTCGGCGGCGGTACGCACATCGCCGCCGGGCTGGCCGCCGCCCGCTCGCTGGTGACCGTGCCGAGCCGCACCATCGTCGCGGTGGTCAGCGACTTCGAGGAGGGTTATCCGCTGGCCGGGCTGCTCGGTGAGGTCCGCACGCTGGTCGGTTCGGGCGTGCACCTGCTCGGCTGCGCCGCGCTGAACGACAGGGGAGCGCCCTGCTACTCGGTGCCGGTAGCCGAGCAGCTCGTCGCGGCCGGGATGCCGGTCGCCGCTCTCAGCCCGCTCGAACTCGCCCGCTGGGTGGGCGACCGCATCCGCGGAGGATCACGTTGA
- a CDS encoding DNA-binding protein, translating to MTTTADDGAVENLLTAGAVLPADTAGAGDRAVPLTARTYRHPALDDRPVVRLVDAALGEGEDIAVGFLGLSPGAEPVVVGLGPRRPLAFPEWVLVHHPADGRHALAVVPELQKLAKQVRSRPKAALDGHQSIADRLARTLPHLLPTFFEQAARVFLAAGQDAYATQLFNKARKAEAQHGLPVDLDRLDEVYVEFASAKVVSATALAGYAKELSAQLPADEALERFCRLALRAATAGVVPSTQSAAVVNRLVRAATKAAGKAGAAAVAEREAAYLTELLRLPVAAEAPAGWWKAHLPALTALAGRDPAIRGSLLDLMPAGRDDLVTWLALLTDTGALAGLSDPDVPDPARPQDGSVGWLRRFVSRVNSGHQRRRLPQLYPLVERMADRLRVELADSGETLGADGDLELLDLLLALDLPVAAPKEHEALDLASWVTRGGERDLLAVAGDDRFTGALRRGLDQLDDQQAALRRMVETPGIRPMLIDWLRARIRDRFAAGLPYLPASVDWLGRLPVEALRLVSDELDGTGEPGRGGDVGQALGVDLAERVARSLRGGILDELGWPDWELAWQEVTGGDRRIEVVRQEAWPYVILGGPTTVRVIGAEGIVLRHDLRIPAGDMWGQPGYHYVDGQLLVYWRSKALDYDLRGYWHSSPGEPQLIQGRHHGKQPRGKQITLPLAGGGRTTGDGVLHAGDTAVPSELPVITDGTSHWVYRHSEEDDAYGWREYDPVANTHGRRGLPRFLADLPVDGSHLRESASWLRPALSDRATPAAVPVDGLLGWRVVTLPDGSVRGEDLAGRTVTVAAGQEPIAALVLPGDDRPRAVLHGPVLVDPDGMVSAAAGPPSSRDYSPGAVPLPARQFLGNMLPRDPAGSTALRRMDRETAAALLKAALDERRAALAEEAARAAARAARSGLTAATQAVTGLPVAVPATMVGGAGSGPATTGATADEDDTDALVELVRSTLPAVSHDAVLTGVAGVLRLAARVRTDLDAVTERLTRSLSAPAAVAPAVTVTGPTDRQLNAALDGLRGAAHGAGTATHAFTQFQAFTTQWSTAGGGASAVRLHLDGPPLPSALDWWSLLGGLAAVAYRAVAAVTPDEHRETLRALLAALDRLDLTAAAAPGRWRRCRLHLRDDDLKNPDGSRRYPRPGILPLPDGAFLAVLNSRGTATGYFFDALHHDPAGVFAVPEPYTAQSSEPVGDERPAGWLAGFLTEAAARGPLPWRPEAAEQFAELTGVTPTAAKLLLAGLPYVDSANTVPTELRKALGIRQVGEVKLAFGVLREARPGLRRAVVSALLPEDPARLWTDGPDVAAAAAVWNAALGRRVVVPEQLLAEATRTVRTGWEPAKALPALLDPARSTELSTDLAFEIRGDRVRPVDGRAAGFTGHVLRSTVALAAWVAHHTPAGDACRAALPAALAAIRDRLANPGLLLDLDQYVSLPAFRQVAGTPSETGPGWERYGAIVLSTHDSQPSPALRPDLLDADGSDPYLPALRGDAAKPYPVEVALRLVRDPRFAALLGDPGEPGGGARAADGTWWPQDPTRSVPDLVAEVAGAHGLGADAAAVYLMLLAMPDPTDRNTAKWTGWKPARLKAARAELAGTDLVVEASRSRAGRSLFLPGPWLERGSGQAPIEGWKVTLFDLAPDGTAALGVTVPFEPAAELHRRAWQRLRDGDRPRFDNLPTRR from the coding sequence ATGACGACGACGGCTGACGATGGCGCGGTCGAGAACCTGCTGACCGCCGGCGCGGTGCTGCCGGCCGACACCGCCGGGGCCGGTGACCGGGCGGTGCCCCTCACCGCCCGCACCTACCGGCACCCGGCCCTCGACGACCGGCCGGTGGTCCGCCTGGTCGACGCCGCCCTGGGCGAGGGCGAGGACATCGCCGTCGGGTTCCTCGGCCTGTCTCCCGGCGCCGAGCCGGTCGTCGTCGGGCTGGGTCCCCGCCGACCGCTGGCCTTCCCGGAGTGGGTGCTGGTGCACCACCCGGCGGACGGCCGGCACGCGTTGGCGGTGGTGCCGGAGTTGCAGAAGCTGGCCAAGCAGGTGCGGTCGCGGCCGAAGGCCGCCCTGGACGGACACCAGAGCATCGCCGACCGGCTCGCCCGTACGCTGCCGCACCTCCTGCCGACGTTCTTCGAGCAGGCGGCGCGGGTGTTCCTGGCCGCCGGGCAGGACGCGTACGCGACGCAGCTGTTCAACAAGGCGCGCAAGGCGGAGGCGCAGCACGGCCTGCCGGTCGACCTGGACCGGCTGGACGAGGTCTACGTGGAGTTCGCCTCGGCCAAGGTGGTGTCCGCGACCGCGTTGGCCGGCTACGCCAAGGAGTTGTCCGCCCAGTTGCCGGCCGACGAGGCGCTGGAGCGGTTCTGCCGGCTGGCACTGCGGGCCGCGACCGCCGGCGTGGTTCCGTCCACCCAGTCGGCCGCCGTGGTGAACCGGCTGGTCCGGGCCGCCACCAAGGCCGCCGGCAAGGCCGGGGCCGCCGCCGTCGCCGAGCGTGAGGCGGCCTATCTGACCGAGCTGCTCCGGCTGCCGGTGGCCGCCGAGGCGCCGGCCGGCTGGTGGAAGGCGCACCTGCCGGCGCTGACGGCGCTGGCCGGTCGCGACCCGGCGATCCGCGGCAGCCTGCTCGACCTGATGCCCGCCGGCCGGGACGACCTGGTCACCTGGCTGGCCCTGCTGACCGACACCGGTGCGCTCGCGGGGCTGTCCGACCCGGACGTGCCGGACCCGGCCCGCCCGCAGGACGGCTCCGTCGGCTGGCTGCGCCGCTTCGTGAGCCGGGTCAACTCCGGCCACCAACGCCGTCGGCTGCCGCAGCTGTACCCGCTCGTCGAGCGGATGGCCGACCGGCTGCGCGTCGAGCTGGCCGACAGCGGCGAGACCCTCGGGGCCGACGGGGACCTGGAACTGCTCGACCTGCTGCTCGCCCTCGACCTGCCGGTGGCCGCGCCGAAGGAGCACGAGGCCCTGGACCTGGCGAGCTGGGTCACGCGTGGGGGAGAGCGCGACCTGCTCGCCGTCGCCGGCGACGACCGGTTCACCGGTGCCCTGCGCCGGGGCCTCGACCAGCTCGACGACCAGCAGGCCGCCCTGCGCCGGATGGTCGAGACGCCGGGCATCCGGCCGATGCTGATCGACTGGCTGCGGGCCCGCATCCGCGACCGGTTCGCCGCCGGCCTGCCGTACCTGCCGGCGTCGGTGGACTGGCTGGGCAGGCTCCCGGTCGAGGCGCTGCGCCTGGTGTCCGACGAGCTTGACGGAACCGGTGAGCCCGGTCGGGGCGGCGACGTCGGGCAGGCCCTCGGCGTCGACCTCGCCGAGCGCGTCGCCCGCAGCCTGCGCGGCGGGATCCTCGACGAGTTGGGCTGGCCGGACTGGGAACTGGCCTGGCAGGAGGTGACCGGCGGCGACCGTCGGATCGAGGTGGTCCGGCAGGAAGCCTGGCCGTACGTGATCCTGGGCGGGCCGACCACGGTGCGCGTGATCGGCGCCGAGGGCATCGTGCTCCGCCACGACCTGCGCATCCCGGCCGGCGACATGTGGGGTCAACCCGGCTACCACTACGTCGACGGTCAACTGCTTGTCTACTGGCGTTCCAAGGCGCTCGACTACGACCTGCGGGGCTACTGGCACTCGTCGCCGGGCGAACCGCAGCTCATCCAGGGCCGTCACCACGGCAAGCAGCCGCGCGGGAAGCAGATCACCCTGCCGCTGGCCGGCGGCGGGCGGACCACCGGCGACGGCGTGCTGCACGCCGGTGACACGGCCGTCCCGTCCGAGCTGCCGGTCATCACCGACGGCACCTCGCACTGGGTGTACCGGCACAGCGAGGAGGACGACGCCTACGGCTGGCGCGAGTACGACCCGGTCGCCAACACCCACGGCCGGCGCGGCCTGCCCCGGTTCCTGGCCGACCTCCCGGTCGACGGAAGCCACCTCCGGGAGTCGGCCAGCTGGCTGCGGCCGGCCCTGTCCGACCGGGCCACCCCGGCCGCCGTCCCGGTGGACGGGCTGCTCGGCTGGCGGGTGGTCACGCTGCCGGACGGCTCGGTACGCGGTGAGGACCTGGCCGGTCGTACCGTCACCGTGGCCGCCGGCCAGGAACCGATTGCGGCGCTGGTGCTGCCCGGCGACGACCGGCCGCGTGCCGTGCTCCATGGTCCCGTCCTGGTCGACCCGGACGGGATGGTGTCGGCCGCCGCCGGACCGCCGTCCAGCCGGGACTACAGCCCCGGCGCGGTTCCGCTGCCGGCACGGCAGTTCCTCGGCAACATGCTGCCCCGCGACCCGGCCGGCTCCACCGCCCTGCGCCGGATGGACCGGGAGACCGCCGCCGCGCTGCTGAAGGCCGCCCTCGACGAGCGCCGCGCCGCCCTGGCCGAAGAGGCCGCGCGGGCCGCAGCCCGCGCGGCGCGATCCGGGTTGACCGCGGCCACGCAGGCCGTCACCGGCCTTCCCGTCGCGGTTCCGGCGACCATGGTTGGCGGCGCCGGCTCCGGGCCCGCCACCACCGGCGCGACCGCTGACGAGGACGACACGGACGCGCTGGTCGAGCTGGTCCGCTCGACGCTGCCGGCCGTCAGCCACGACGCCGTGCTGACGGGGGTGGCCGGGGTGCTGCGGCTGGCCGCCCGGGTGCGCACGGACCTGGACGCGGTGACCGAGCGGCTCACCAGGTCGTTGTCCGCCCCGGCGGCGGTGGCGCCGGCGGTCACCGTGACCGGACCCACCGACCGGCAGCTCAACGCGGCGCTGGACGGCCTGCGTGGCGCGGCCCACGGGGCGGGCACCGCGACCCACGCCTTCACCCAGTTCCAGGCGTTCACCACCCAGTGGTCCACCGCCGGCGGGGGCGCCTCCGCCGTACGCCTGCACCTCGACGGGCCGCCGCTGCCGTCCGCGCTGGACTGGTGGTCCCTGCTCGGCGGGCTGGCCGCCGTCGCCTACCGGGCCGTCGCGGCGGTCACCCCGGACGAGCACCGGGAGACGCTGCGCGCCCTGCTCGCGGCGCTGGACCGGCTTGACCTGACCGCGGCGGCCGCGCCGGGGCGCTGGCGCCGGTGCAGGCTGCACCTGCGCGACGACGACCTGAAGAACCCCGACGGCTCGCGCCGCTACCCGAGGCCGGGCATCCTGCCGTTGCCCGACGGGGCGTTCCTCGCCGTCCTCAACTCCAGGGGCACGGCCACCGGCTACTTCTTCGACGCGCTGCACCACGACCCGGCGGGCGTGTTCGCCGTGCCCGAGCCCTACACGGCGCAGTCCTCGGAGCCGGTCGGTGACGAACGGCCGGCCGGCTGGCTGGCCGGTTTCCTCACCGAGGCGGCCGCGCGCGGCCCGCTGCCCTGGCGGCCGGAGGCGGCCGAGCAGTTCGCCGAGCTGACCGGCGTCACCCCCACCGCCGCGAAGCTGCTGCTGGCCGGCCTTCCGTACGTGGACTCGGCGAACACCGTGCCGACCGAGCTGCGCAAGGCGCTCGGGATCAGGCAGGTCGGGGAGGTCAAGCTGGCCTTCGGGGTGCTGAGGGAGGCCAGGCCGGGACTGCGGCGGGCCGTGGTCTCGGCGCTGCTGCCGGAGGACCCGGCCCGGCTGTGGACCGACGGCCCCGACGTGGCCGCCGCCGCGGCGGTGTGGAACGCCGCCCTGGGACGCCGGGTGGTGGTGCCCGAACAGCTGCTCGCCGAGGCGACGCGCACGGTCCGCACCGGCTGGGAGCCGGCCAAGGCGTTGCCGGCGCTGCTCGACCCGGCCCGTTCGACCGAGCTGAGCACCGACCTGGCCTTCGAGATCAGGGGCGACCGGGTCCGGCCGGTCGACGGCCGCGCGGCGGGCTTCACCGGTCACGTGCTGCGCTCCACGGTCGCCCTGGCGGCCTGGGTGGCCCACCACACGCCGGCCGGCGACGCGTGCCGGGCTGCGCTGCCCGCCGCGCTGGCCGCGATCCGGGACCGGCTGGCCAACCCCGGCCTGTTGCTCGACCTCGACCAGTACGTCTCCCTGCCCGCGTTCCGGCAGGTGGCGGGCACCCCGTCGGAGACCGGCCCCGGCTGGGAACGGTACGGCGCCATCGTGCTGTCCACCCACGACAGCCAGCCGTCGCCCGCGCTGCGGCCGGACCTGCTCGACGCCGACGGGTCCGACCCGTACCTGCCGGCGCTGCGCGGTGACGCCGCCAAGCCGTACCCGGTCGAGGTGGCGCTGCGCCTGGTCCGCGACCCACGCTTCGCGGCGCTGCTCGGCGATCCGGGGGAGCCGGGCGGCGGCGCGCGGGCGGCGGACGGCACCTGGTGGCCGCAGGATCCGACCCGGTCGGTGCCGGACCTGGTCGCCGAGGTGGCCGGGGCACACGGCCTGGGCGCCGACGCGGCGGCGGTGTACCTGATGCTGCTGGCCATGCCGGATCCGACCGACCGCAACACGGCGAAGTGGACCGGCTGGAAGCCGGCCCGGCTGAAGGCGGCCCGCGCCGAACTGGCCGGCACCGACCTGGTCGTCGAGGCCAGCCGGTCCCGGGCCGGCCGCTCGCTGTTCCTGCCCGGCCCCTGGCTGGAACGCGGCAGCGGGCAGGCGCCGATCGAGGGCTGGAAGGTGACCCTGTTCGACCTCGCACCCGACGGCACGGCCGCGCTCGGCGTGACCGTACCGTTCGAACCGGCCGCCGAGCTGCACCGGCGGGCCTGGCAACGCCTGCGCGACGGCGACCGGCCCCGCTTCGACAACCTGCCCACCCGCCGCTGA
- a CDS encoding SDR family NAD(P)-dependent oxidoreductase: protein MRGLTDKVVLVTGGGYSPEQVGSGLGQSMCVELAKEGAKVVVSDLSLERADATVRRIRDTGGDATGVAADVTDEDSVDAMVSAALDAYGHVDVLVNNAGVFGAYLPLLEIETSQWERVMEVDLKGVFLATKATLPHMLERGSGVVINVSSASGLVASEVGAEYTTAKHGVIGLTKQIAYDYGHRGIRAVGIGPGVIKTAAFEGAEITSDFPFYDLTMQAPAGRYGEPHEVARAVCFLASDDASFIHGHTIPVDGGSPVR, encoded by the coding sequence GTGCGTGGACTAACGGACAAGGTCGTGCTCGTGACGGGGGGCGGATACAGCCCCGAGCAGGTCGGCTCCGGACTCGGTCAGTCCATGTGCGTGGAGCTTGCCAAAGAAGGGGCGAAGGTCGTCGTTTCCGACCTCTCCCTGGAGCGAGCCGACGCGACGGTCAGGCGGATCCGTGACACCGGAGGAGACGCGACCGGGGTGGCGGCGGACGTCACCGACGAGGATTCGGTCGACGCCATGGTGAGCGCCGCCCTCGACGCGTACGGCCACGTCGACGTGCTGGTGAACAACGCCGGCGTGTTCGGCGCCTACCTCCCGCTGCTCGAAATCGAGACCAGCCAGTGGGAGCGCGTCATGGAGGTCGACCTGAAGGGCGTCTTCCTCGCCACGAAGGCCACGCTTCCGCACATGCTCGAGCGCGGGAGCGGCGTCGTGATCAACGTTTCCTCGGCATCTGGTCTGGTCGCCAGCGAAGTCGGGGCTGAGTACACCACCGCCAAGCACGGCGTCATCGGGCTGACGAAGCAGATCGCCTACGACTACGGCCACCGAGGCATCCGTGCAGTGGGCATCGGACCCGGCGTCATCAAGACCGCGGCCTTCGAGGGCGCGGAGATCACCAGTGACTTCCCGTTCTACGACCTCACGATGCAAGCCCCGGCGGGCCGGTACGGTGAACCCCACGAGGTGGCCCGGGCGGTCTGTTTCCTCGCGAGCGACGACGCCTCCTTCATTCACGGCCACACCATCCCGGTCGACGGTGGATCTCCCGTCAGGTGA